GGTGCGGCTTGCGGAAGCCCTTCGGGGGCTTGCGCGGCATCAGCATCTGTCAGCCCTCCTGCTGCGTTTCTGCCGGCTGAGTCGCGGCCGGAGCGGTAGCCGTTGCGGCGACAGCTGCGCTGTCGACCGGCTCGCCACTCGGCGTCTCGGCCTGCTGCGCGATGGTGGTCGCAGCAGCCCGGCCGGCCTCGGTGCCACCAGCCGTGGTGCCGGACGAACCCGACCGACCACGGCGCGGACGCTCGGGACGGTCGCCACGCTCACCACGACGCGGGCGGGACGGACCGGCCTCGGCCGGAGCCTCCCGGCCCGGAACGGCGTCGCCCTTGTAGATCCAGACCTTGACACCGATCCGGCCGAACGTCGTACGGGCCTCGAAGAAGCCGTACTCGATGTTGGCCCGCAGCGTGTGCAGCGGAACCCGGCCCTCACGGTAGAACTCGGTCCGGCTCATCTCGGCGCCGCCGAGGCGACCCGAGACCTGAACCCGAATGCCCTTGCAGACCGGGTTCTTCATCGCCGACTGCATCGCCTTGCGCATCGCCCGACGGAAGCTGACCCGGCTGGACAGCTGCTCGGCCACGCCCTGCGCAACCAGCTGGGCGTCCGACTCGGGGTTCTTCACCTCGATGATGTTCAGCTGAACCTGCTTGCCGGTGAGCTTCTCCAGCTCGCCGCGGATCCGGTCGGCCTCCGCGCCCTTACGGCCGATGACAATGCCCGGCCGGGCGGTGTGGATGTCGACGCGAACCCGGTCGCGGGTGCGCTCGATGTCGACCTTGGAAATCCCGGCACGCTCGAGGCCCTTGGACATCATGCGGCGGATCTTGACATCCTCGCCGATGTAGTCCTTGTAGAGCTTGTCCGCGAACCAGCGGGACTTCCAGTCGGTCGAGATGCCGAGCCGGAACCCAGTGGGGTGAACCTTCTGACCCATTACTCGGCGTCCTCCGTCTTGCTCTGCGCTTCGGCCGGTGCGGCCTCCGTGGCCGGGGCGGCCTTCTTCGCCGCGGCCTTCCTCGGCGCTGCCGGCGCGACCGCTTCGACCGCCACAGTGATGTGGCAGGTGCGCTTGCGGATTCGGTACGCCCGACCCTGCGCCCGCGGCTGGAACCGCTTCATCGTCGGGCCCTCGTCAACGAAGGCCTCGCTGACGAGCAGCGCGTCAGGGTCCAGCCGCTCGTTGTTCTCCGCGTTGGCGATCGCGCTAGCGAGCACCTTGTACACCTGCTCGCTCGCAGCCTGCGGCGCGAACTGCAGCACCGTTAGCGCCTCCTTCGCGGGCAGGCCGCGGACGAGGTTGACCACCCGGCGCGCCTTCATCGGCGAGATGCGCACGTGCCGCGCAACCGCCCGCGCGCCCGGAAGCACCGGAGCGTCGCCCTTTCCTGGCATCGCTGTAACCCCTTGTTCCCTCTATCCGTATGCCCGCGGCGTCAGCGCCGACGGCTCTTCCGGTCGTCCTTCTCGTGACCCTTGAACGTGCGGGTCAGCGCGAACTCGCCGAGCTTGTGCCCGACCATCGCCTCGGTCACGAACACCGGGACGTGCTTACGTCCGTCGTGCACGGCGATCGTGTGCCCCAGCATCTCGGGGATGATCGTCGAGCGCCGCGACCAGGTCTTGATCACGTTCTTGGAACCCTTGTCGTTCTGTACTTCCACCTTCTTGAGCAGGTGGTCGTCGACGAACGGGCCCTTCTTCAGGCTGCGAGGCATGTCTTATCTCCCTCAGCCGCGCTTACGCGTGGCGTAGCGGCGGCGGACGATCAGCCGGTCACTCGGCTGGCCCTTACGGCGGGTGCGGCCCTCGGGCTTACCCTGCGGGTTGACCGGGTGGCGACCACCGGAGGTCTTACCCTCACCACCACCGTGCGGGTGGTCGACCGGGTTCATGGCGACACCACGGACGGTCGGGCGCTTGCCCTTCCACCGCATCCGGCCGGCCTTGCCCCAGTTGATGTTCGACTGGTCGGCGTTGCCGATCTCGCCGACGCTCGCGCGGCAGCGCACGTCCACCCGCCGGATCTCGCCGGACGGCATACGCAGGGTCGCGTACGCGCCCTCGCGGCCGAGCAGCTGGATGCCGACGCCGGCGGAACGAGCCAGCTTGGCCCCGCCACCCGGACGCAGCTCCACGTTGTGGATCGTGGTGCCGACCGGGATGTTGCGCAGCGGCAGGTTGTTGCCGGGCTTGATGTCGGCGCCCGGACCGGACTCGACGCGGTCGCCCTGCTTCATGTCCTTCGGCGCGATGATGTACCGCTTCTCGCCGTCGGCGTAGTGCAGCAGCGCAATGCGCGCCGTGCGGTTCGGGTCGTACTCGATGTGAGCGACCTTCGCCGGCACGCCGTCCTTGTCGACCCGCTTGAAGTCGATCAGACGGTACTGGCGCTTGTGACCGCCGCCGTGGTGCCGCGTGGTGATCCGGCCGTGGGCGTTACGCCCGCCCTTCTTCGGCAACGGAGCCAGCAGCGACTTCTCCGGCGTGGACCGGGTGATCTCGGCGAAGTCAGCGACGCTGGAGCCACGTCGGCCCGGCGTCGTCGGCTTGTACTTACGGATAGCCATTGTCTACACCCCTCAGCTGACCGGGCCGCCGAAGGCCTCGATGCGGTCACCGTCAGCCAGCTTCACGATCGCCCGCTTGGTCGCCTTGCGCTGACCGAAGCCGGTCTTGGTGCGCTTGCGCTTACCCTGGCGGTTGAGCGTGTTGACCGTCAGGACGCGGACGTTGAAGATCTGCTGGATAGCGATCTTGATCTCGGTCTTGTTCGCGTCCGGGTGCACCAGGAAGGTGTACCAGTTCCGGTTCAGCTCGCTGTAGCTCTTCTCCGAGACGACCGGCGCGACGATGATGTCGCGCGGGTCGGCGATGGTGCTCACTTGCCACCCTCCTCGGTGGTCTCGGCGGGCACGCCCAGGAATTCGTCCAGGGCGTCCTTGGTGAAGACCACGTCGTCGGCCACCAGCACGTCGTACGTGTTCAGCTGGCCGGACTCGATCAGGTGCACCCGCGGCTCGTTGCGCAGCGACACCCAGTTCAGTTCGTCGGTGCTGCTCAGCACGACCAGGACCCGACGGGCCTCGGTGAGCTTGGTCAGCGTGGCCAGGGCCGCCTTGGTCGACGGCTTCTCGCCCGAGACGAACGCCTCGACGACGTGCACCTGCCCGGCGCGTGCCCGGTCGGAGAGGGCACCCCGCAGAGCGGCGGCCTTCATCTTCTTCGGGGTCCGCTGGCTGTAGTCGCGCGGCACGGGACCGTGCACGACGCCACCGCCGGCGAACTGCGGCGCGCGGATCGAGCCCTGGCGGGCGCGACCGGTGCCCTTCTGCTTGTACGGCTTCTTGCCGCCACCGGCGACCTCGCCGCGGGTCTTGGCCTTGTGCGTGCCCTGTCGGGCCGCCGCGAGCTGGGCCACCACGACCTGGTGCATCAGCGCGACGTTGGCCTGCACGTCGAAGATGTCCGCCGGCAACTCGACCGAGCTGCTGGTGGTGCCTTCGACGGTGCGCACGTCAACGGTGGTCACTTGGCCGCACCGCCCTTCTTCACCTTGCTCTTGGCCGCGGTCCGGACCAGAACCAGCGCGCCCTTGGGACCAGGAATGGCACCCCGGACGAGCAGCAGGTTGTTCTCGGTGTCGACCGCCTGGACGGTGAGGTTCTGCACGGTGTACCGCACGCCACCCATCCGGCCGGCCATCCGGGTGCCCTTGAAGACACGACCCGGAGTGGCGCAGGCGCCGATGGAGCCGGGCGAGCGGTGCTTGCGCTCGACACCGTGGCCGGCGCCCAGACCGTGGAAGCCGTGCCGCTTCATCGGGCCGGCGTAGCCCTTGCCCTTGGTCTTGCCGGTGACGTCGATCGTGAGGCCGGCCGGGAACTCCTCGACCGTGACTTCCTGGCCGAGCGAGTATTCCCCAGCGTCCGTGGTGCGCAGCTCGACGATGTGCCGGCGCGGCGCCACGTCCGCCTTGGCGTAGTGGCCGCTGATCGGCTTCTTGACCTTGCGCGGGTCGATGATGCCGTACGCCAGCTGGACCGCTGAGTAACCGTCCTTCTCGGCGCTACGAACCTGGCTGATGACGCACGGGCCGGCCTCGACCACGGTCACGGGAACAACACGGTTGTTGTCCCAGACCTGGGTCATGCCGAGCTTGGCGCCCAGGATCCCCTTGACTTGCCTGTCCATTTGTCCGGTCCCTACAGCTTGATCTCGATGTCGACGCCAGCCGGCAGGTCGAGGCGCATGAGCGAGTCGACCGTCTTCGGGGTCGGGTCGATGATGTCGATCAGCCGCTTGTGCGTGCGCATCTCGAAGTGCTCGCGCGAGTCCTTGTACTTGTGCGGCGAGCGGATAACGCAGAAACGGTTGATCTCCGTGGGCAGCGGCACCGGGCCCGCGACCTGCGCCCCGGTGCGCGTCACCGTCTCGACGATCTTCCGAGCCGAGGAGTCGACGACCTCGTGGTCATAGGCCTTGAGCCGGATGCGGATCTTCTGTCCCGCCATGGTGGCTTCTGTTCCTTCTCTCGATGCCGCTGTGTTGCGGGCGCCTGTACCGGCTGGTACAGGCCCACTTCGCCGACCCCCGCGGTCGGGCGTGTCGCGCCCTCGGATCGGGCTCCGCCCCGTGGTTCCGGAGCGGTGCTGACCGCGCGGTGGGTCAAGGCGCCGATCGCATTACCGCGACCTGAACGCCGTGCGAGGGTGGTTGGCGACTGGGCCGCCAACCACCCTACGCTCGACTGCCTCGCCACCCGGAGGTTCAGCGAAAGCCGAACACAGGCGACGAACTGTCGTTACGCAACCTGACTAGTATGCCGCACGACCGGCGGCGGGTCTAATCGGGGTTACCTAGTTCACTTGATGATCTTGGTGACGAACCCGGCGCCGACGGTGCGGCCACCCTCGCGGATCGCGAACTTGAGGTTCTCCTCCATGGCGATGGGCTGGATCAGCTTCACCGACATGGTGGTGTTGTCGCCCGGCATGACCATCTCGGTGCCCTCGGGAAGGGTGACGACACCGGTGACGTCCGTGGTCCGGAAGTAGAACTGCGGGCGGTAGTTCTGGAAGAACGGGGTGTGCCGGCCGCCCTCCTCCTTGGAGAGGATGTAGACCGTCGCCTCGAACTCCGTGTGCGGGGTGTTCGAGCCCGGCTTCACGACGACCATGCCGCGCTCGACCTCGTCGCGCTTGGTGCCACGCAGCAGCAGGCCGACGTTCTCGCCTGCGCGGGCGTCGTCCAGGGTCTTCCGGAACATCTCGATCGCGGTGACCTTGGTCTTGAAGCTCTTCTCCTTGATACCGACGAGCTCAACATCCTCGTTCGGCAGGAGAACGCCGCGCTCCACGCGACCGGTGACGACGGTGCCACGACCGGTGATCGTGAAGACGTCCTCAACCGGCATCAGGAACGGCATGTCGACCTCGCGCTCCGGCTGCGGGATCGAGGTGTCGACCGCGGTCATCAGGTCCAGCAGCTTGCCGGTCCACTCGGGGTCACCCTCGAGGGCCTTCAGCGCCGAAACCCGAACCACCGGCAGGTCGTCGCCCGGGTACTCCTGCGACGAGAGCAGCTCACGGACCTCGAGCTCGACGAGCTCCAGGAGCTCCTCGTCATCGACCATGTCGCTCTTGTTGAGCGCCACGACGATGTACGGCACACCAACCTGACGGGCCAGCAGCACGTGCTCGCGGGTCTGCGGCATCGGGCCGTCGGTCGCCGCGACCACCAGGATCGCGCCGTCCATCTGCGCGGCACCGGTGATCATGTTCTTGATGTAGTCGGCGTGCCCAGGGCAGTCGACGTGCGCGTAGTGCCGCGACTCGGTCTGGTACTCGACGTGCGCGATCGAGATCGTGATGCCGCGGGCCTTCTCCTCCGGCGCCTTGTCGATCTCGTCGAACGGCGTGTAGGGGTTCAGGTCCGGGTACTGGTCGTGCAGGACCTTGGTGATGGCCGCCGTCAGCGTCGTCTTACCGTGGTCGATGTGACCAATGGTGCCGATGTTGACGTGCGGCTTAGTCCGCTCGAACTTAGCCTTCGCCACTGGTGTCCTCCTGTGGACTTCTTGGTTCGTACGCCCGGCGCGCCGGTCGGCGCTTAGGACTCTGTCGACAGCCTTTCCGGCCAGAAGGCCGGGAAGCCATTGTGGGTTCTGCGGCGATGAAGCCTACAGGCCCGGTCTCACGCGATCCGATCGTGGTGGCCGCGGGCGGGTGAAACCTCCCGCGACCAACCACGAATCACCTGCTCAGGGCGTTACTCGCCCGTTGCCTTGGCGATGATCTCCTTCGCGACGCTCTGCGGAACCTCGGCGTAGGAGTCGAACTGCATGCTGTAGCTAGCCCGGCCCTGGGTCTTCGACCGCAGGTCGCCGACGTAGCCGAACATCTCCGACAACGGCACCAGAGCCCGGACGATGCGGGCGCCGCTGCGCTCCTCCATCGCCTGGATGATGCCGCGGCGGGAGTTGAGGTCACCGATGACGTCACCCATGTTCTCCTCAGGAGTGGTGACTTCAACGGCCATCATCGGCTCGAGCAGCGCGGGATCGGCCTTGCGGGCCGCGTCCTTCATCACCATCGAGCCGGCGATCTTGAATGCCATTTCCGACGAGTCGACCTCGTGGTACTGGCCGTCGAGCAGCGTCAGCTTCACACCCACCAGCGGGAAGCCCGCCAGGATGCCGTACTGAAGCGCGTCCTGCGCACCGGCGTCCACCGACGGGATGAACTCCCGGGGGATGCGGCCACCGCTGACGGCGTTGGCGAACTCGTAGGTCGGCGATTCGTTGTCCAGCGGCAGCGGCTCGACGCTCACGATGACGCGGGCGTACTGGCCGGAACCACCGGTCTGCTTCTTGTGGGTGTACTCGACCTTGTCCACCTTGCGGCGGATGGTCTCGCGGTACGCCACCTGCGGCTTGCCGACGTTGGCCTCGACGTTGAACTCACGCCGCATCCGGTCGACCAGGATGTCCAGGTGCAGCTCGCCCATGCCGGAGATGACCGTCTGACCGGTCTCCTCGTCCAAGCGGACGCGGAAGGTCGGGTCCTCTTCGGCCAGCCGCTGGATCGCGGTGCCGAGCTTCTCCTGGTCGGACTTGGTCTTCGGCTCGATCGCCACCGAGATGACCGGCTCCGGGAAGGTCATCGACTCCAGGATCACCGGGTTCGCCGGGTCGGAGAGCGTGTCGCCGGTGGTGGTCTGCTTGAGACCCTGCACGGCGATGATGTCGCCGGCCTGCGCCGTCGGACGCTCTTCGCGCTTGTTGGCGTGCATCTGGTAGATCTTGCCGATCCGCTCCTTGCGGTCCTTGGTGGAGTTGACCACCTGGGAACCGGACTCGAGAAGACCGGAGTAGACCCGGACGTAGGTGAGCTTGCCGAGGTGCTTGTCCGTCTGGATCTTGAAGGCCAGACCGGAGAACGGCTCCGACTTGGAAGGCTTGCGGAGCAGCGGCGTCTCGCCGTCCGGCGCGGTGCCCTCGATGGCCGGAACGTCCAGCGGCGACGGCAGGAAGTCGACCACGGCGTCGAGCATGGGCTGGACGCCCTTGTTCTTGAACGCCGAGCCGCACAGCACCGGGTTGGCCTTGCCGGCGATGGTGGCACGCCGGATGGCGGCCTTGATCTCCTCGGGGGAGACCTCCTCGCCTTCCAGGTACTTCTCCATCACCGAGTCGTCGACGTCGGCCAGGGTCTCCATCAGCTTCTCGCGCCACTCGGCCGCGGAGTCGGCCAGCTCGGCCGGGATCTCCTCGATCGCGTAGTCGTCACCCTTCTGGGTCTCCCCACGCCAGGTGAGAGCGCGCATGCCGATCAGGTCGACGACACCGATGTGGTCGCCCTCGAGCCCGATCGGGATCTGGAGCACCAGCGGGGTGGCGTTCAGCCGGTCGATCATCATCTGCACGCAGCGGAAGAAGTCGGCGCCGGTCCGGTCGAGCTTGTTGACGAAGCACATACGCGGGACGTTGTACTTGTCGGCCTGCCGCCAGACGTTCTCCGTCTGCGGCTCCACGCCGGCGACACCGTCGTAGACCGCGACCGCACCATCCAGAACCCGCAGCGACCGCTCGACCTCGACCGTGAAGTCGACGTGGCCCGGCGTGTCGATGATCTGGATCGTGTGGCCCTTCCACTCACACTTGGTAGCAGCGGAGGTGATGGTGATGCCACGCTCCTGCTCCTGCTCCATCCAGTCCATGACGGCAGCGCCCTCGTGGACCTCACCGATCTTGTACGTGATGCCGGTGTAGAACAGGATCCGCTCGGTGGTCGTGGTCTTACCGGCATCGATGTGCGCCATGATGCCGATGTTGCGTACGTTGGCGAGCGCGTCTGCGGCGGCCACTTCAATCCCTACTTATCGTCGTCTCGACTCAACTGGTGGCGGTTCCGGCGCCGCGAGGGCGCCGGAACCAGGGTGTTACCAGCGGTAGTGCGCGAAGGCCTTGTTCGACTCGGCCATCTTGTGCGTGTCCTCGCGCCGCTTGACGGCGGCACCGAGGCCGTTGCTCGCGTCCAGCAGCTCGTTCATCAGCCGCTCGACCATGGTCTTCTCGCGACGAGCGCGGGAGTAGGTGACCAGCCAGCGCAGGCCCAGCGTGGTCGCCCGGGTCGGGCGGACCTCGACCGGCACCTGGTAGGTGGCGCCACCGACACGACGGCTGCGTACCTCGAGGGTCGGCTTGACGTTGTCCATCGCCCGCTTGAGGGTGACGACCGGGTCGGTGCCGGACTTCTCGCGGCAGCCCTCGAGGGCCGCGTAGACGATCGACTCGGCGAGCTGACGCTTGCCGCGGAGCAGGATCTTGTTCACCAGCTGGGTGACCAGCGGCGAGTTGTACACCGGGTCAGCGACCAGTGGCCGCCGCGGAGCGGGTCCCTTACGCGGCATGTCAGCTCTTCTCCTTCTTCGCGCCGTAACGGCTGCGCGCCTGCTTGCGGTTGCGGACACCCTGGGTGTCCAGCGAGCCGCGAACGATCTTGTAACGCACGCCGGGGAGGTCCTTCACCCGGCCACCGCGCACGAGCACGATCGAGTGCTCCTGGAGGTTGTGACCGACGCCCGGGATGTAGGCGGTCACCTCGATCTGGCTGCTGAGCTTCACGCGAGCGACCTTGCGCAGCGCCGAGTTCGGCTTCTTGGGAGTGGTGGTGTACACGCGGGTGCACACGCCGCGCCGCTGAGGGGAACCCTTCAGCGCCGGGGTCTTGGTCTTGGTCGTCTTCGCCTGGCGGCCCTTTCGGACCAGCTGCTGGATCGTGGGCACCGGGTTTCTCCGCTCCCTTCGGCCGCATTCGCGGCCGCGCCGTCGCTCGTTAGCCGGCCTGATGACCGGCTCTCCTACATTCCGACCAGGGTCACCTTGCGGAGACCCCGGCACCCGCGGTCGGGCGTGTCGCCCTCGTCACGGCCCCGTTGCGACGCTTTCGCGTGCGTACCGGGTTTGTTCACCGGTGCGCGGGTCGCCCCGCCCCGGATCTTTGGCTTGTCGTGCCGCCGCCCGGACTCCGGGGACAGCGCACGCACGAGTTGCCCGGGCATGCCCGGGCACAAGGGGAAAGAGTACCTACCACAACCGCCCAGGTCAAAACGGAATGGCCCGGCGACTGTCTCACATCCGCCGGCCGGATCTCGTCCTGCCCCGTCGCCCGCGATGGGCACCTGCAGACACAAGTGTACCGGCTTCCCCGCGCGGCCACCCGTCGGCCCCGGGCCGGCACCAGGCCGGCACCGGGCAGTCACCGCGGGGCCTCCGCATCGCGGACCGGACGGTGACGGGCCTCAGGCCAGGGTGAGAAGCAGTGCCAGGCCCAGGCCCAGGAGGCTGAGCACTCCTCCCGCCACGCCACAGCTGATTCCGGCCACGGCAAGCCCACGGCCGGTGAACCGGACCGCGGGAGGCGCCACCGGCCGACGGATCTGCCGCTGACCGAGCAGACCGGTGACGATCGCCGCCACGCCGGCCAGCACCCCGAGCACGGTGAACGCTCCGGAGGCCCAGGCCCCGCCGTCGTCCTTGAAGCTCACCCCGAAGCAGATCACCAGCAGCGAGACCAGGACCGAGGCCACCCCGGCCACCAGCGCCCCGACGGCCAACCCGGAGGTGACCGGCGCCACGTCCAGGTGCACGACACCGAACGGCGTGCCGGGAACCATCTCCACCCGCTTCGGCGGCCGGCGTTGGTCATCGGTGGGCGGCGGCACCGGATGCCCGGTCATGCCACCCCAACCGGGTGCGTGACCCGGTGGCGGCGGACCCCAACCCGCAGGCACGCCGGGCCCGGACGGCGGCGGCCCCCAACCGGGAGGCGAACCAGGTCCGGACGACGGCGGCCCCCAACCCGCAGGCACGCCAGGCGCGGACGAGGGCGGACCCCAACCGGGAGGTGCGCCAGGCCCAGACGACGGCGGACCCCAACCCGGCGGGGTCGGCGCACCGGAGACCGGGTACGGCTGGCTGGAGCCGGTCGGGGTGGTCGCGCCCCAGCCGGGGTGCGGCGCGGGAGATGACGGCGCCGGCGATGACGGCGCGCTCGGCGTGGCCGCGGGCGGGTGCGGCTCGCTGCTCGGGTCCGGTCGCGCCCAGTCACTCGGCTCGGGCGGGGTCGGCGCGTCCGGATGACCGGCCGGTTCGTCCGCAGGGGGCCGCGCCGGTTCCGTCACGAGGTCCTCCTGTCGAAAGGGCACCGCCGCCGCACGGCGGACACCGGCCAGGCTACCGCCGAGGGCACCGCCGTCCGCGCCCGGCGCGGCCACGGGCGGCTCAGTCCATGTTCGCCGGGTAGTCATGGCCGAACGGCGCGCCGGCCAACCGCACCACCCCGATCACCACCGCGGCCACCACGGTGACCGCGACCAGCACGAGGCCGGTCCAGGCCATCCGCTCCCCCCGTCGCAGCCAGGCGCCGCCGGTCAGGAAACCCCCCGAGGCGTACGCCTCACGGCGCGCCTGCCGGGCCAGTTGCAGCGCCACCGTCGCCGGCACCACCCCGCCGATGAAGAGCCCGGTCAGCATGCCGAGCAACCCCAGCGCGAAGACCGCCCGCGCCTTCGTGGCACGGGCCGGATCCGGGTCCAGCGGGTGGCGCAGGCCCTGCTGCGCGACGGGCACCTGCCCGGGTGCGGTCGTCATACCCCCATCATGCCGAACTCGGCCCGGGGGTGGGTGGGTCCGGACACGACGAGGCCCCCGGCGGAAACCGGGGGCCTCGTCGTGCGATCGGTGCTTAGCGGTACGACCCGAAGTCGAAGTCGTCCAGCGGCACAGCCTGCCCGCCGGCCGGCCCGAAGCCGTAGTCGGTCTCCGGGTACCCGGTCATCGAGTAGACCTTGGCCTTGGCCTCCTCGGTCGGCTCCACCCGGACGTTGCGGTACTTGCTGATGCCCGTACCGGCCGGGATGAGCTTTCCGATGATCACGTTCTCCTTGAGGCCGACCAGCGAGTCGCTGCGCGAGTTGATCGCAGCGTCGGTCAGCACCCGGGTGGTCTCCTGGAAGGAGGCCGCCGAGAGCCAGGAGTCCGTGGCCAGCGAGGCCTTGGTGATACCCATCAGCACCGGACGACCAGCGGCGGGCTCGCCGCCCTCCGAGACGAGTCGGCGGTTCTCCGACTCGAACAGCGCCCGGTCGACCAGCACACCCGGCAGGAACTCGGTCGAGCCGGAGTCGATGACCGTCACCCGCTTGAGCATCTGGCGGATGATGATCTCGATGTGCTTGTCGTGGATGAGCACACCCTGCGAGCGGTAGACCTCCTGGACCTCACTGGTCAGGTGGACCTGGACCGCCCGCGGACCCATGATCCGCAGAAGCTCGTGCGGGTCGATGGTGCCCTCGGTCAGCTTCTCGCCGACCGCGACGTGACCGCCGTCGTGGGTCCGGAGCTTGACGCGCTTCGAGATCTTGTCGTAGACGATCTCTTCGCTGCCGTCGTCCGGCACCACGATGATCTTGCGCGAGCGCTCGCCGTCCTCGATCCGGATCCGGCCGGGGGTGTCGGCGATGGGCGCCTTACCCTTCGGGACCCGAGCCTCGAAGATTTCCTGAACACGCGGCAGACCCTGGGTGATGTCCTCACCAGCGACACCACCGGTGTGGAAGGTACGCATCGTCAGCTGCGTACCGGGCTCACCGATGGACTGGGCGGCGATGATGCCGACCGCCTCGCCGATGTCGACCGACTTACCGGTCGGCAGCGACCGGCCGTAGCAGGCCGCGCAGACACCCAGCTTGGACTCGCAGGTGAGCACGCTGCGCACCCGGACCGTCTCCACACCGGCGGCGACGATCTTGTCGACCCCGATGGAGTTGATGTCCTGGCCGCGCTCGGCCACCACGGTGCCGTCCGGCCCCTTGATGTCGTCGGCCAGCGTCCGGGCGTGCACGCTGGTCTCGGCGTGGGTGTGGACGACGAGCTTGCCGTCCAGCTTCTCGCCGATCTGCATCGG
This portion of the Micromonospora zamorensis genome encodes:
- the rpsG gene encoding 30S ribosomal protein S7 translates to MPRKGPAPRRPLVADPVYNSPLVTQLVNKILLRGKRQLAESIVYAALEGCREKSGTDPVVTLKRAMDNVKPTLEVRSRRVGGATYQVPVEVRPTRATTLGLRWLVTYSRARREKTMVERLMNELLDASNGLGAAVKRREDTHKMAESNKAFAHYRW
- the rpsC gene encoding 30S ribosomal protein S3; translated protein: MGQKVHPTGFRLGISTDWKSRWFADKLYKDYIGEDVKIRRMMSKGLERAGISKVDIERTRDRVRVDIHTARPGIVIGRKGAEADRIRGELEKLTGKQVQLNIIEVKNPESDAQLVAQGVAEQLSSRVSFRRAMRKAMQSAMKNPVCKGIRVQVSGRLGGAEMSRTEFYREGRVPLHTLRANIEYGFFEARTTFGRIGVKVWIYKGDAVPGREAPAEAGPSRPRRGERGDRPERPRRGRSGSSGTTAGGTEAGRAAATTIAQQAETPSGEPVDSAAVAATATAPAATQPAETQQEG
- the rplC gene encoding 50S ribosomal protein L3 — its product is MDRQVKGILGAKLGMTQVWDNNRVVPVTVVEAGPCVISQVRSAEKDGYSAVQLAYGIIDPRKVKKPISGHYAKADVAPRRHIVELRTTDAGEYSLGQEVTVEEFPAGLTIDVTGKTKGKGYAGPMKRHGFHGLGAGHGVERKHRSPGSIGACATPGRVFKGTRMAGRMGGVRYTVQNLTVQAVDTENNLLLVRGAIPGPKGALVLVRTAAKSKVKKGGAAK
- the rplW gene encoding 50S ribosomal protein L23, which gives rise to MSTIADPRDIIVAPVVSEKSYSELNRNWYTFLVHPDANKTEIKIAIQQIFNVRVLTVNTLNRQGKRKRTKTGFGQRKATKRAIVKLADGDRIEAFGGPVS
- the rplB gene encoding 50S ribosomal protein L2 codes for the protein MAIRKYKPTTPGRRGSSVADFAEITRSTPEKSLLAPLPKKGGRNAHGRITTRHHGGGHKRQYRLIDFKRVDKDGVPAKVAHIEYDPNRTARIALLHYADGEKRYIIAPKDMKQGDRVESGPGADIKPGNNLPLRNIPVGTTIHNVELRPGGGAKLARSAGVGIQLLGREGAYATLRMPSGEIRRVDVRCRASVGEIGNADQSNINWGKAGRMRWKGKRPTVRGVAMNPVDHPHGGGEGKTSGGRHPVNPQGKPEGRTRRKGQPSDRLIVRRRYATRKRG
- the tuf gene encoding elongation factor Tu — encoded protein: MAKAKFERTKPHVNIGTIGHIDHGKTTLTAAITKVLHDQYPDLNPYTPFDEIDKAPEEKARGITISIAHVEYQTESRHYAHVDCPGHADYIKNMITGAAQMDGAILVVAATDGPMPQTREHVLLARQVGVPYIVVALNKSDMVDDEELLELVELEVRELLSSQEYPGDDLPVVRVSALKALEGDPEWTGKLLDLMTAVDTSIPQPEREVDMPFLMPVEDVFTITGRGTVVTGRVERGVLLPNEDVELVGIKEKSFKTKVTAIEMFRKTLDDARAGENVGLLLRGTKRDEVERGMVVVKPGSNTPHTEFEATVYILSKEEGGRHTPFFQNYRPQFYFRTTDVTGVVTLPEGTEMVMPGDNTTMSVKLIQPIAMEENLKFAIREGGRTVGAGFVTKIIK
- the rplV gene encoding 50S ribosomal protein L22, with the protein product MPGKGDAPVLPGARAVARHVRISPMKARRVVNLVRGLPAKEALTVLQFAPQAASEQVYKVLASAIANAENNERLDPDALLVSEAFVDEGPTMKRFQPRAQGRAYRIRKRTCHITVAVEAVAPAAPRKAAAKKAAPATEAAPAEAQSKTEDAE
- the rpsJ gene encoding 30S ribosomal protein S10, whose product is MAGQKIRIRLKAYDHEVVDSSARKIVETVTRTGAQVAGPVPLPTEINRFCVIRSPHKYKDSREHFEMRTHKRLIDIIDPTPKTVDSLMRLDLPAGVDIEIKL
- the rplD gene encoding 50S ribosomal protein L4, with amino-acid sequence MTTVDVRTVEGTTSSSVELPADIFDVQANVALMHQVVVAQLAAARQGTHKAKTRGEVAGGGKKPYKQKGTGRARQGSIRAPQFAGGGVVHGPVPRDYSQRTPKKMKAAALRGALSDRARAGQVHVVEAFVSGEKPSTKAALATLTKLTEARRVLVVLSSTDELNWVSLRNEPRVHLIESGQLNTYDVLVADDVVFTKDALDEFLGVPAETTEEGGK
- the rpsS gene encoding 30S ribosomal protein S19; amino-acid sequence: MPRSLKKGPFVDDHLLKKVEVQNDKGSKNVIKTWSRRSTIIPEMLGHTIAVHDGRKHVPVFVTEAMVGHKLGEFALTRTFKGHEKDDRKSRRR
- the rpsL gene encoding 30S ribosomal protein S12, giving the protein MPTIQQLVRKGRQAKTTKTKTPALKGSPQRRGVCTRVYTTTPKKPNSALRKVARVKLSSQIEVTAYIPGVGHNLQEHSIVLVRGGRVKDLPGVRYKIVRGSLDTQGVRNRKQARSRYGAKKEKS
- the fusA gene encoding elongation factor G, which gives rise to MAAADALANVRNIGIMAHIDAGKTTTTERILFYTGITYKIGEVHEGAAVMDWMEQEQERGITITSAATKCEWKGHTIQIIDTPGHVDFTVEVERSLRVLDGAVAVYDGVAGVEPQTENVWRQADKYNVPRMCFVNKLDRTGADFFRCVQMMIDRLNATPLVLQIPIGLEGDHIGVVDLIGMRALTWRGETQKGDDYAIEEIPAELADSAAEWREKLMETLADVDDSVMEKYLEGEEVSPEEIKAAIRRATIAGKANPVLCGSAFKNKGVQPMLDAVVDFLPSPLDVPAIEGTAPDGETPLLRKPSKSEPFSGLAFKIQTDKHLGKLTYVRVYSGLLESGSQVVNSTKDRKERIGKIYQMHANKREERPTAQAGDIIAVQGLKQTTTGDTLSDPANPVILESMTFPEPVISVAIEPKTKSDQEKLGTAIQRLAEEDPTFRVRLDEETGQTVISGMGELHLDILVDRMRREFNVEANVGKPQVAYRETIRRKVDKVEYTHKKQTGGSGQYARVIVSVEPLPLDNESPTYEFANAVSGGRIPREFIPSVDAGAQDALQYGILAGFPLVGVKLTLLDGQYHEVDSSEMAFKIAGSMVMKDAARKADPALLEPMMAVEVTTPEENMGDVIGDLNSRRGIIQAMEERSGARIVRALVPLSEMFGYVGDLRSKTQGRASYSMQFDSYAEVPQSVAKEIIAKATGE